TATAATTTGGATatgctatttaaataaaatctgcacCATTAGCTGCTTATCTGCATTTCACTGCTCTATACAGAGTCCCCAGAGAAACTGCTACCATCACAATAGATGTTTGAAGTCATACTTAATTCTTGCACAAAAGGGACTGAACACCTCCCCTTTTTGTGAGGATGTAGCAGTTACAACTTTACTTCCACAAAACACCATTCTGTGTCTGCTAGATGTATTTGCTTCAGTAAATTCACGAAGATTCATTTGGAAATGCTTCTTGGCACTGCAGCCTCCCTGTTGGCCAACAGAGTGTGCTTGGAAGAATTGTCCCTAGTCATTTTTATCCACATAAACGTGATGTGGCTTGAACTTCAACTTtgataaaaatactgtaaaactcaagaaataaaactgtcagCAGAATATGCCTACCGGTGTTTTAACAagtgatattttaatttgtttggaaacaaaggaaagagaaagaaaagttatgCAGTAAGCTGCTAAATCACAGGTGTTAAGacatgcaaattttaaaaagagagctAGCATTTCAGTGTGGTATCATGAACACAGGAGTAAAGAGTGCAGTAGACACATTGGTTAACATGCCAAACATCTATAACAGATTACTGTTGCCTAGCCTTGTTTATTGGTAAATCACTTTAGTAACCTGAATTCACAAATAAGCAGTAAATAACAAAAACTACAGATAAACACAGGTTACACATGCAAATTCCTGTTCACATATCACATGTGCAGGTACATTAAGAGCACAGTTCTAAAGATTCTTGATGAAACCAGATTTTaacaaaaactgttttaaaaagcaggtaTGAAAAAATTACATGTGAAGAATATAAAGGTAccttttttacatttcaggaCTCAAATGCTTCTTCCGAATATACTAGAGATGTACGACAGCTACAAGATTCAAGTAAAAGCAGGAAGAGCTCAAGAAATAATACTGGTCAGAGAAGTATGGGCATTTACTTTTCACTAAAAATACACGGAATAGCTGAATAGGAAAGTCTATCAagagcttagaaaaaaaaaaatcacgaaGTTGTAAAGCTGACTAATCACTGATTTTTCTATTTGCTATGTAACAGCAATGAcattaaaagaaactgcaattcaacatttaaaaaagcaacttacatttaaagacttttcaaaaatgaaatgcaatgaCAGCCTTACACTCAAAATTAACACCTGCTAGGCTCAGACTGAAATATGGAATGTTctagataaaataaaaaaaacagtgttactttttattttttattgagaATGGAACTGAAAGAATTTCTGAAGCTTGAAAGTAGTAAATTTCACTTAAATGAGGCTTTCTTCCCATAGATGAGCTTTCCACAAGGGTGCAAGATACTTTTCTTTAATAGCTTGAAGtgtcaaaatgaaaacttgttGCTATTCTCACATTAAGAACAAATTTTTGTCATTAACTTAACTGCGTATTTTTGCTACAACATTTAACACATGAACAGACCTATAATGCCTACTGTATTTCACTAAACCAAAAAAGAATACAGTATTTCCATCTACTACTtgtactgcttttaaaaaagattaacattaaaaacaaagccactGGTTTCCTtacatccttccttccttttaagcttctttcttttgcctgtgGTCTTCTGCCATTTTATCcagaattttctgttaaaagaaagcaatcatattttgcatatatttaaagAGTTTGTTATAGTCACAACATCAACAATAGAAACAAATATCCTTTTCAAGTTATAAAATCTGCAAATATTATTCGCAATGGTCACAACAAACAGGACTGGCACTTCTCTGCAGCCTGAAGTGAAGTGGAGCTCCTCTGAAGCACCGCACTATTGCTACGCCACCAAACATACAGCTCGCCACCAGCAAACGCTGCATGGCAGCCTCTGCAAACACTGACCTGGCCCTGCTGTTAATGCTTCCCTAACAGGCTGGCAAGCCAAgagaattattttcaatttcGTCACGGGCTTGTGACAGCAATTGTGCCACTTACCTGGTTGGAATTTGCAATCTATGAAGCCAGGGACAAAACATCTCCCCTCCCTAGAGAAGGGTTATTTTGCAAGCTTGAGGAATTTATTGTCACTTCGATGACATTTGGTAGCCGTATCAATTCATCTATTTATCTGCTCTTACTGCTCTCAAAGAGAATGAGGCTCCCTGCTAGAGAACTGCCTTGACATTGTGAAACAAAACCTGtgtttcccccccttccttACCCCGTTCTAAAATACCACCAATGTTACAAAGTCATTCAAGAGCAGCTCACTAGTCATTTGTGCCATGGAAAAAGCAAATCATGCTTCATTTAAGTGATGATAAAAGTTAATAAATTTGGATTATTTCCCCCACTTCCCCTTTCACATCAAGTCTTTAAAGTCCCATAGTCAGGTAcctcaatggaaaaaaaaaaagcaaaaaaaaaaagctatgggTGATGGatgaggtgggttttttctttctaaaaggtTCTGCATGGTAATTGATTTTCTGATCTACTCCTTGTAGTGTTGTTTGCTTTGCGATATTTATTTGTGccatctgccttccagggcATTCTATTTGTTTAGGGTTCCCTATTATTAAGGGAGAAAGCAAACATTCGGAGTCTGAGATGCCACCCTTCTTTTCTATGAAACCCCCGGGCGTTGTTTTCAGCTCAATAATCAACTGATATGAAATCAATTTATGTGAACACTGCATTATTATTAGAATTTCATTTAGGATTTCCCTTTCTCAGAGGtggtatttaaaaaagcagctcacaGTACACAAAGatacagcagcagcattatGATTCATGCCATGCAATCATGTGATACCTAATCCAATTAGAAATTGTAAAACATGCTCACAAAATCAGAAGTTGCAAATAcggatatttttttaaaaatatatatagattTCAGTTTAGGCCCATTCTTAAAGGGCCAACTGAAAGGGATTTAAGTCATCTGTATTTACTCTGTGCCACTAGTTCTAAGCCTGGCCTTTACTCCAATTGGAATGCCATCTTTAATCCAAATTTACAAAAAAGTGCTGGAGCCCATCTTTAAACTGTGTATCCTGTGTATTATTTTCACAAGATGAAGAAAGGTCTAGCTTGAATTAGAGACCTCTGAGAGGTCTAGCTTGAGTTAGAAGTTATAGAGTAAGCCAATTTCCACTgcctgaaagctttttttttttttctttaatccagTCTCATTCAGATCTATTCCCCAGGAAATAATCACGCCATTTAAAATGAACAAGTTTTTGCCTTACCTTCAACTTTTGATAATGAGGAAGGCTGCTGCAATGGGTCTTTTTTGCAACATCTTCATTTGTGTAGAACAGGGAACACAATTTGCAATAAAACCCTGTTTTGGGTACCACATAATTCACACCTAGAGAAGTAAACACCACAAAATAAACTAAGAGATCTACTCTACatcatttcttttaatgtcatATGTCATTTCAGCTAAATCTTAAAACCATAATTCACTTTACATTAAAAGCTGCTTTATCTTTAAAAGTCCTTGTTTTAGTTTAGTCAAGCCAGGGCCTAGTAATAATTAAATAtgtgcaggctttttttttttttaagtttaaaatcaACCTTTCAGATTAAGGGTCCATTTTATTAGTTCCTTCAAAAGAACTAACAATGTTCTGTGATCAGTTTCTAAGTTCTGAGTATTTAGTATGAATCTAAACTATTACCACTATTGTGATTTGTGCTATTAGTTGAATTTATATTGCTAAAATACACCTCTTCCAATTTAATTTCTGCCTAAGGAAAGTGTTATGAAGAACTGTatgaaaataagggaaaaaagaaagaaagtactAGGGTTAGGGGAGGAGTGAAGAAGGGGAAGAGTAGAAAGCACTAGAATGAAAGGCTCAGAGGCCATGTGTTGCcagaaataaaaagtcaaatgaaatgagaaatgctACTTCAATGCACAGacatattttgcaaagaaacagaaaaagccttACCAACAGGAACATTTGGCTGGTATGGCCCAATCCTAAATTCATCTGGAACAAGAGATTTCTCTTGGACATTCTTTGTTTCCTGTTCATCCTGGGTGTCTGTATTTTCATGGGCATTCTTCTCAGTATCCTGTGCTGTTGCTGTATCAGAAGCCTCAACAGTTTCAGCTTTCGAATTATCTTCGGTTTTGGTTCCATTTTCTATCgtttcattttcctgctctgGCTCCTCAATCTTGTCTACCTTGATTTCTGCCAAACTATCGTCATTTTTGCCAGCAGATTTTACTGCCAAACCTGACTTGCGGAGTTTTTGATGATCCGAGTCTTCTTCATCACCAACCTCATCTAGAGTGACAAAACCTTCCATGCTCCGTGGAAAGCCACCCACGTATCGCTGTTGAGAAAACGTTTTCCTTATGTCAGCTTATTCTTAAATGTTTCCCTCAAACTGTCTTAAATTTCAGCAGAGAAATATCTTCTCCAAATTCCCTGGAAAAATGCTCAAATTCTTCCTTCAAGACCTACCTCACTCATTCAAAATGTTACTCAAGCATGCAGAAGTGTAACAAGCTCTTTTTAAATGTACTCCACTGTCCCACAACCAAGTGTTcaatttcagaatattttttttttttgcatcatgAGGGTCCACTGTTCTATCATAGCAACATGTGATCTTCAACTTGaatttcagtatcttttttgTTCAATTCTTACTGTGAAAGTCCTTTTAACAcgagtattttaatttcaagtggAAGTCATTTTGGAATGCACAAGTTTTGTTTCTATTTGAGACAGTCCTACAAGATCCTCAAATTCATGCCTGCATAAAAGGTAAAACCTTACCAGAACAAATCTGTGCTCACTAATAGTATGACAgttcataaaaaattaaaattaagaccTCTTTTTCAACCAGTGGAAAGCTTGGAGcttccaaacaaaaacaaaaaacccaaaacccaccaaccaCCAAAGCTCTGGAAGTCTCTTAACATCCAGCTTCATTATGTCTgaattccaatttttttttttaaacattcctGCAGATATGGAGACATCAGTATTCCACATGCTTAACAGCAATCGTGAGCAGTACTGCAACAGCATTAGCTTTGTATCTGTGCTCTAAGAATGTAGGTCTTCAAGGAAGCAAGTCTGGATTTTGAGGCAGTTTATAACAGATACCCACACAATAAGAAATAATCACATCACTGCTGTTACATGGTGTTGGAATTAATACTGCTAGTGTAACTAGCTTCCTGATGGAAAGATTCCGCCAAACTGAAAACCATGCATGCTTCATTCATTAAGAACAAGGAACATACCTTACTTTTTTGCAAAACAACATGCCAAATCAACAAAGGTACTAAGCATGCTACTCCATATAACTCAACACAATTGAAAAAAGCAGCTGgcagaacataaaaaaaaaaatcatgagtgTGGGACCATCTGGTGAGAAAAATGGAATTCAAAGCAAGTACCCTCTGACTGAAGGCATCCTGAAactatttttcccccctccactGAAAACGGGCCTCTGCTAACCACATATGGACTTGCCTACCTTTCTGACTAAGCACAAAGTGTAGAGGTACATACAATTTTGTCCAAGTCTACATTAACCTCAAGTCCCAAATCAGTTTGAGTGTCCTGTTCTGCTCTGTGCTCGGAAGAGTAACTACAGCCAGTCTCACCAGAGACTGCTCAGGAGAAAATAGCTCCTGGCTGCTTAGTATTAGTCAAAAAAGGGGTgaagagaaaggcaagaaaaaccCCAGGAAGCAACATGGGTAGAAGCCCGCAAGTTAACAGTTTctgtcaaaacagaaacagtgatTTATAAGTGATTCCATCTGCAAGCTACATCCAATGGgatcttccattttcttcacaggagCTTTAACACCTGTTTCTCTTCAGACAGGTGTGCCATGCATGTGTTTTAAAGACCCACAGAAAAAGATCTGAAATAGAATGTACTGTGGTGTGCTATTTAAGATAGACAGGGTTTTCCACACTCAGGTACCTTGCTATAGATTAcctttttaagctttttctttgttgctggATTGGCCACAACATTCCCCTCAGTTTTTACGGTCACATCATCAGctgtgtcctttttttcttcagtagttACATCAGCTAAATTGGCAACATCTGCATCATCTCCTGCTGAGCTGCCACTTTCtaacagtgctgctgcttcctcctcatCCACTAGCAGCTCATCTTCAGATTCAAGGAGTAAACTCGGCTCATCTTGGTCTGCCTGTTCGCTACTTTTAGTGCCCGATGGCTCAGCAGCATCATcttgtttctcctctttcacCTTATCTTCTACACTGCCACTTTCAGGTTTCTGAGTAGCATCTGTTTTAGACTTCTTATCACTTGGAGAATCTTTGCTGTCTGGAGAATATGTTCTctttctgttaagaaaaaagaatacttGCTTGTCAACCTGAACAGAGCCcagaaattactaaaaaaagaaaaaaagaggtaggTTATATTTTTCTAGACAAGCCTGAAAAAGATGGTGTTTTAGTTCAGGAAACGGAAGGGTGAGGGGAACCTCGAAGGATACCATTCTTCTAATATgcaaaaagctgctgcaaggagGAACTGTCCTTACAAGGTAGGACAACTGCTTGTGGGTTTAAACTGCAGGAAGGCACAGCTACTTAAGGACTGGAAAAGATTTCCTGAGGAGCCTGAAGAGGCTGTGAAAGCGCCACCATTAGAGGAAGAGGGTAGGTAGCATATTAGAAACAGTTAATCTCAGGGCACAACAAACACCACTTTGATCTCAAAGCTTGCCTGACTACTTTTGCATAATTTCTATACTCTGGATACGGTGTTGTCATATTTCCTTTAAACAACATTATGCTTTAGCAATAGGACATTACCTAGTTTTATCCTTTTTCAGCAGTTCAACTCCTTTGTTTGGAATCTAAAAtagaatgaaagaaatttgtAATTCCCAGTAGAGTATTATTTATACAACTGTTGCAGCATTAATTCAGACAAGGCAGCACAATTTAGCCAAGCGCTTCCAATTATGTTAATCCACAGGTACTCTTTCACCATGCCCACCTACCCACCAATTAATAAACTGCTATTATGTTAGCCAGGACCTTACCAGCCTAGAAATCCCACGTCTTTATTCACAGTAACCATCAGTTATTCAATACAAAACAAATGGAACATCCTGCTCCAGAATAATTATACACAATTCCTCTTTTGCTTACGAATCGATACAGCGCTGTGCGGGCAGTGGCACAAATCAGTCTTTGTCTGTGCTCT
The Falco cherrug isolate bFalChe1 chromosome 8, bFalChe1.pri, whole genome shotgun sequence DNA segment above includes these coding regions:
- the MATR3 gene encoding matrin-3 isoform X3 is translated as MSGGRAAGRRGAARRGSREIREWNHHINGATHSRRCQLLLEIYPEWNPDSDSGHGMGDPFMLQQSTNPAPGILGPPPPPFHLGGPPVGPRGAGNGNMQGPRHMQKGRVETSRVVHIMDFQRGKNLRYQLLQLVEPFGIITNHLILNKINEAFIEMSTTEDAQAAVEYYSTTPALVFGKPVRVHLSQKYKRIKKPEGKPDQKTEPPKPELGRVIHLSNLPHSGYSDNAVLKLAEPYGKIKNYILMRMKSQAFIEMETREDALAMVEHCANKALWFQGRCVKVDLSEKYKKLVLRIPNKGVELLKKDKTRKRTYSPDSKDSPSDKKSKTDATQKPESGSVEDKVKEEKQDDAAEPSGTKSSEQADQDEPSLLLESEDELLVDEEEAAALLESGSSAGDDADVANLADVTTEEKKDTADDVTVKTEGNVVANPATKKKLKKRYVGGFPRSMEGFVTLDEVGDEEDSDHQKLRKSGLAVKSAGKNDDSLAEIKVDKIEEPEQENETIENGTKTEDNSKAETVEASDTATAQDTEKNAHENTDTQDEQETKNVQEKSLVPDEFRIGPYQPNVPVGVNYVVPKTGFYCKLCSLFYTNEDVAKKTHCSSLPHYQKLKKILDKMAEDHRQKKEA
- the MATR3 gene encoding matrin-3 isoform X4, which translates into the protein MGDPFMLQQSTNPAPGILGPPPPPFHLGGPPVGPRGAGNGNMQGPRHMQKGRVETSRVVHIMDFQRGKNLRYQLLQLVEPFGIITNHLILNKINEAFIEMSTTEDAQAAVEYYSTTPALVFGKPVRVHLSQKYKRIKKPEGKPDQKTEPPKPELGRVIHLSNLPHSGYSDNAVLKLAEPYGKIKNYILMRMKSQAFIEMETREDALAMVEHCANKALWFQGRCVKVDLSEKYKKLVLRIPNKGVELLKKDKTRKRTYSPDSKDSPSDKKSKTDATQKPESGSVEDKVKEEKQDDAAEPSGTKSSEQADQDEPSLLLESEDELLVDEEEAAALLESGSSAGDDADVANLADVTTEEKKDTADDVTVKTEGNVVANPATKKKLKKRYVGGFPRSMEGFVTLDEVGDEEDSDHQKLRKSGLAVKSAGKNDDSLAEIKVDKIEEPEQENETIENGTKTEDNSKAETVEASDTATAQDTEKNAHENTDTQDEQETKNVQEKSLVPDEFRIGPYQPNVPVGVNYVVPKTGFYCKLCSLFYTNEDVAKKTHCSSLPHYQKLKKILDKMAEDHRQKKEA